The genome window ttatagaagaatattttaaaaacttaCTGCCATCCTTAAAATGCGTTTGACCTAATTACTGTCAACTGACCAAACACTGTCAAGTTGGAAGACCCCATTACTATCTCCTTAATCAAAAATCAAATTTATGTATTAATGAAATTCGACGACACTTCTGTCGTGCAATTATTGTAATATTGTAATATTATAAACATTGTATGTGTAATATACAAATGAAAAATTAGGTTTGCTCCACACAGACTACAAATAATTtggtatttatttgtttatttggtTTATTTGGTATTTTAAGTAGAACAGTTTAAGCTGACAGTAATTGGATCGTTTACACTACCCACCTCTAAGGAATATTTTCACCTTGAAGAACCAAATTGTCGATAAAAAGAAATTGTCCGATACTTGTCTCGAGGACCCTACGGAcctgaaaaatttttaaaaaatatcgaatCTTCTCGAGTTACCGAAATCCTCTACTAAGTAAAATGgagaaaatattatttgtacACCACCATCCGTGTTGATAGTTTGTGTACGATAACTTTTTTCTTTGACTGTACATTTGCTGACAGTATATTTTTATCAAGGTTTGTCCATACACAGTTACTCAGGCAATTCGATAAGTTACGATCTGTAATGCGTCCACGAACGAAAGTGAAAGGGACGATAATATTGAAGGCATGCGGCCGCTAATTTCGCCACGTTTCGTTACAAAGTTTCAGAGAAAACCACACTGGACAGGTGTTGTTTCGCTATAAGGAAACCAAGACCACGCTTAAAAGTAAATCGTTAAATACCGTTACAACGAAGTTCACGATTCTCCTTTCTGTTTCGCTTAATCGTCGCATTTAGTGTCGTAAACTATTGCCAGAACGAAAAGAGCTATCCGCGTGCTCAATGGAATTACTCACTACCGACGTTCCCATAATCGTTTGAGTTACGCAATTCATCGAGTGTCGCGTTTTCCTTCTAGACAATGACATTTAACGAGAGATGGATTGGTTGCTTTTAGGAAAATCCATTAAAAACGATCAACGAGAAGTATCCAGAAAGGTTGAAGAAACTCATACTGATTTCCGGCGATACCATAGAAGACAACCTCGCATTATCCACCGCCGATAAGGAAAGATTGCTACGAGAAGTCTCTGTGGTCTTTCATATGGCGGCAAACGTGAAATTTGATTTGACATTAAAGGAGGCAGTGACGATTAACGTTTTGGGCACCCAGAACGTCGTAGATCTTGCGAAAGAGGTGAATATCTTTTCAAATTCTTTTTAAAGAACACGTAATTTAACATCTTTCGATGCTCACATTTTTTCGATCTATCCCGCCAACAATAATTCATTTTCTTTATTGAATTTGTCTCTGAGCCACATAATAATATGGTTTTGTTGATTACAGTGTTGTTACGTTTCTAATGTAGAATTTTAAGGAAAACTAATAACTAAAAACTATTCTTCTACGAGTGGAAAACGTATTATTCCAATGTGTTATTTAACGCGTCTACGTCCTATATTGTCGAGAGTAACAATTTCATTTATAATCTATAGCCTATGATATTTATAAGActgcaaaaattattattgCGAAGGAAAAGGTATAACGTTTAAGATGCACAACAAAGCAAAAATTCTTGGTTTGAAAAATCATCGTTGTGGTTGCAGTTACGTCAAAGAAAGgagtatttaattaaatttaaatgaaacttttcatttctaATATTGCTAATATTACTGTTACCGTTATACTTTTATTCATCCTTCGTCTAAACTATTTGTAATTGTATATATAAAACGTTAAACATAAATGTAGCTTGTTTAGACGATCTtcctaaaatttataaaatgaatttttataatatttcaacCATTAAAGGGTTCAGATATTCGATAAGAAATTCTCCCCTATATAAAACCCACGTACAGTTATTAAGAATGTGGCCGCGATAAatctgaaaaagtaattttcatCGTAAAAAATTGTGTACAATTTACGTGTACACTAATACACATTTGTTGAATAATGAGTCCAATCTCCCTCAGGCATGCTTTCTACCAACTTTTCTGTTTACGAATATCTTACGAATTTTTCTACGTGAATACAATAACTTGATTACGAGTGCCAAAAGTAAGAGACAACATGTAAATTGTTTCTAGATGCCACACTTAGTGTCGTTCATCCACGTTTCGACATCGTACAGCCAATGTACCGAACCGGTGCTCGAGGAAAGATACTACGAGTGTTCAGAATCGCCGGAAGTCGTGATAAACACCGTAAAGAATCTATCAGACGATGTTCTTCATGCAATGACGCCGAAGATATTGCACGGTCAGCCGAATACATACGCCTACAGCAAAGCTCTCAGCGAGGAGGTGGTTCAAAAATCCAATCTTCCAGTGGGCGTTGTTAGACCTTCGATAGGTAAACACCGTTTCTGTCTATGTCGATTAATTCTGAACCGTCCTCCCAACGAGTTACGAAACTACAGGTTCGACGAGGACACTGACCACGGTTGACGTACGTTCCTTTCTAAGGAATTACAGTTTAGATTTTGATAGATCCCGGCAGCCCGTTCGTAGTAACTCTCTATGGCACGATTGAGAttacaagtttttttttttttagacattTGCGCAACGTACGGCATAATCGAACGAGATTGGCATGAATGACTTTCAAACACGCCTTCGACCAAGCCTCAATTTTCCTCGATGAAAGTCTGACCTTCTCGACCTTCTTCAGAACTTACATGTTCGACATTTTTTGTACGTTACGTAACTTTCGAAGTAAAGTTTTCATTATCGAAACTGGAAAGGTGTGCGTCTGTTTTGTCAAGAAAGTCTTCGAATAATGAAATAGTAGGTCATCCTGTAAGTTCATGCTtttcgatattctgaaattgacgaggataaaatttgtaatttaattgaaaACAAAGAAAATTTGTCTGTTCAGgggatttttgtaattttaaacaTACTAGCATCAATGtttcatagaaatttgaaagaaatagaTTGTGTCAAAGTTCGAAGTTTGGAATCCACGCTGTTggtatgaatatttttgttagcacATAATAAAACCGAATCTTATAAGAAATAAAACACAACAATCTCCAGGcttattaaatttgaaaatgtataataatttaaataataataaataataataatttatatgatAAATGTGAACGTTTTAATAAAAAGcgttgaactacattttaataaaaaatcaaagaagTTTTGTAGCGACGATATAATAGCTTTGCCAAAGGAAAGGGAGTTGTCGAACGAGAAGAAgtttactgtttttcataaaattccattatgtgtttaaaatattgcttcaaGTACTACAAAATGAAcatatgggacgacctaatactTATTATACCACGGCACATCGTATATTTTGTATAATAGAGGGTCGATTGCTAATTAAAGTCTctaatcttctaaaatatgtttgagataaaaagaattaatgaaacttatttcagagttaatttactgtaCTCCAAATGTACATACTTATTTTTCTACATAATCACCTGTGTTTAATACAATACATTTTTACATATGCTCTACCTATTTTTTCATTTCAATCATAAAGAAACATTCTGCTTTACTCTCGATCCAATCGTGGATAATAACTCGAACTTCGATACTCGATGAAAAATGTTAACTTTTCAATACCTTCATCGACTATGAGAACAATCAGATGACAGTTGATGCTCGATTGGAATTGTACAGAAGTTAAAAATTCTATTACTGATCATTGCTTGATACGCAACTCTAAGTCGAACTCatgataaataatattattttgcaaTTAATTTACACAGAAAATTGAAAGTTTACATGTTTTTCTCCAGGAATTTACTCGACATGAATTcaataaaaaatgtttgaaatttaCAAGAAACGcttatacaggctgttcggccacttctgggaaaaattttaatgggagattctagaggccaaaataagacgaaaatcaaggatactaatttgttgattgaggcttcgttaaaaaattagagaaacatttccggccacacagtatattttcggtaaagaatttttttctcgaaagtacgtaggattttgggggtatgtctattcaccaaaaatgattgtaattgacccctgcaaccaaaaataattttttttggaacgatttgaaattttttagtttcgccgaaaaattttagcacctacccgaatttttttctcgaaaatacataggatttcgggggtatgcctattgaccaaaaatgattgcaattgacccctacaattgaaaaaaatttttttagaacgatctcaaattttttttttgtcgaaaaatttcagcagctaccccctgtcgatttttcttgaaaattcgtttttcatttttaataaatttggttggcactgtacagaaaagttgtttaatacttttttgtaggtacccatgagctctaattcagaaaaaagttttattgaaatatattaactattgtaggagttatggctatttgaaaattggaccatttttatggggtttttctcattttgcggggacaaggaccaacttttcgaatatttttataatttctacatattctccatcaaaatacacgtagtttgcttttttaaacattaaaatcgttcaatccgttcaggagttatgacgttttaaagattcgcgtgaaatttcagggcaacatttctggcctcagactatattttcagtaatgaatttttttctcgaaagtgagtaggatttcgggggtatgtctattcaccaaaaatgattgtaattgacccccgcaattgaaaataatttttccgtgaatgatttaaaattttttaatttaattttttaataacttttcaacgaagcctcaatcaacaaattgatatttttgattttcatcttattttggcctgcagaatctcccattaatatttttcccagggctagtcgaacactctgtatattcgtCCTCAAACACTTCAGTAGCTGATTTGAAAGAAAAGATTGCAGATATTTGGCAAAACAgcgaaattataaaaaatctGATCAAACAATGTGTAGGTACATAGCATTCCCAAAAGAATACAAGCATTAATTGAAGCAAAGGGAGGAAACGCACGTTATTAACCTATATTtcgtttatatttttgcatataatattattatttaatatacatTTTATCAAAGCTCATCTAGCAATTTGATTAAAAGCATTAAGAAAGTTGAAAATTTTGCCTCTCATTCGATGTCACGAGACTGTAATAGcttctataataatttttgttaacACTTTCGATCTATAGTACTGAAGATGACTCAAACTCTGAAGTTAAACGTTTGATACTGAATATTTTGCTTGTTCAGGACCATAAACCAATTCGTTCTTGTTTGTTGATGGTTTTCCTAAGGGTTTGATGGATTTTTATATTGAACAAAACCCAATGTTAAGTTGGTCGACCAAACCTGTGGTTGAACTTTCGATAAACATTCACGTGAATGGGGGCTACTTTCAGAAAATTAATGGTTGCTCTATCATGCTATCGACGAAATAATAGGTACCTTGGTACGTCAAATAGGTACTTTAACGCGTCAAATCAAAATGTGTGTCAAAAAAAAGAAAGGCACCGTTGACTGTGTTATTTGTCGCTTAACTGACAAGAATTTTATGATTCATAAACTCGTTcaattaataaatgaatatttttcaaattctagTGGTGGGATCGTTAAAAGAACCGGCAGTTGGTTGGGTAGACAATATAAACGGACCCACGGGATTGATGATAGGGGCTGGAAAAGGAGTGATCAGGATTATGCTCTGCGAATACGACTGTTTGTTGAATATAATTCCCTGTGATATGGCGATCAACGCGTTTATCGCGTTTGCAAGGAAAATAGGAGTGGAAAAGCCTGAGAAACCAATGTATATGAACGTGACGAGTGGATCTGAGAATCCACTCTCTTGGGGTTGTGCCGTGGACATGGGGACGAAATGGACAAGGAAAAATCCATTCTCAGGTTCGTGAACTAAATTAAacgaaaaagtaaaaaattattGCATTAATAAGGGAAGAACCAGTATTGCCCTCTTTCAATTTTAGGGAGGATTCTCGTGCAATAGCTCAAAAAGTTAActaaaatttatgaatttttttgtaAGCGTTGTCAATTTGGATTGCATTTTTTTCGAGGGAATAAAAAATCATCTTTGTATtatagaaaataattcttttatgtcgattctttttattatttattaattaatatagtATCTTGGTAACTTCTTGAACGATGTAACTCCTGTTTGTGTCTTGTATATGTTTATCCCAATGCAAGAAACAAACAACTTTCTTAAAGTTAGATAGTTCACGCTGGTATTGAAtatgtttttaaaataaaaaaacaatgtACGATCTACAAGTTTATACACAGAAACTAGTGCATTTACAATAACAATTGCTGTACGAACGTGTTACATACTTATTTGACATTATTGagttatatttattttgttacgttttttttttattacacgatagaattattaaaaaaaaaatggaaagcGGAGAAAAAAcctgaaactaaaattttatttgaaattaatttgccaattatatttttaattatctcAGATGCTAATATAAAGAATATTGTTTTAAGAAAATCGTTGTCTACTGCTTGTCGTTTCACATTCTGACGCGTTTTAGAAATTGGCCTGTAACTGTTATTTTTGcgaattcaatttaaaaatcttGGGCATTTACTTTCGAAATGTACTTattatttacgagaaaaaataaaaatcgatttaTTGAACCAAGAGAACACGAAAATCCCCCCTTAAAAAAAACAAATCTATATCGCTACACGAAAAAtgcttaattttatttaaataaacacaATTCGTAATCATTACGAGAAAGTGGCAAAAATTTGGAAATTCATTTTTTTAAGCGATATGAACTTTTTGGATTACATCTAAGTCTTCAAATTCACACTTggaataatagaaaattatccTTGCAGGTGTTCTGTGGTACCCAAACGGAAGCTTAACTTCGTTAAAGTTATACTATTGGGTCTGTGTAAtcctgtttcatttactaccagcgTATATCATAGACACGGTAATCACGTTAACTGGAAACAAACCGTTTCTGGTGAGGGTACAATACAAAGTCAACAACGCTATCAAATTGATAAATTACTATACTACGAAGGAATGGCAGTTTCGGTACacaaaatcatattaaaattttattttaatataaaaaaaaaaataacagagGTGATTTTACGTGAAAGAAACAAACAGAAAGTAAAGAACAGAATTTTTTCATTCGAGGCAACGTTTTCGAGAGAATCGATTTTAAATATACACTCAACTAAGAAACTTCAGAAACTGCTCTCAATAACTTAACTTGAAAGTCTATAACTGCTGTAACTCGTTGATTAATAACTTACGATTATTAAATGAAACTACTCAAGACCGAAGCTTTTTAAATTTCACATTATAATTAGCTCTCGATGGTTGTAGAAGTAGGTATTCAGTAACGTTTCGTTTGTCATAGATACATAAAATTGTTATATAAGACTTCATTGTATacaatttgatcaatattactaaaaaaatattttttctaattCGATAGTTTATCTATGATATTCTAAAAGAATGCACGTAAGACTAGCAACATATGTAAGtgattttaaatttgtatatccATCGAAAATTAACTCTTATCTAGTGTCCATTATGTTATCTTTGACGTTCCGTACAGTTAATATAAACTATGTAGTGTAACTCAAAGAAGAAAATCTCCCTAATCAGTTGGTAATGTGTTAACTGTAGTCGAATGAATCTAGATACAGATGTAATATTAAATCAGACATttatgcaaacaaataatagacaaaaaacatttttttaattaaatgtccAAGTTTAATCATACTTATGACAATATTATAACATTTATGATCTTGATAATGACTTGTAAAGACAGTAATTTCCATGCATTCTTTGTTTAAAAAGTAGTGAtatcaaatataaatattattaatataatttcgtttcgttttaaaaagattttacttttagaaaatacaatttaaaaaaatcgatttctttaagtctctctaatatatttaagaACTACTGTCTGCTTTGTTTCTATTACCGTTTCATCATTTCCGTGTATTACTTTCGATACTATTTCGTCGTCACGTATAATCAGTAAATATTTTAAGTCGATTTTTTCGAAAGCAAAGTTtcaaatgaaaaaattgtattctttatttattattggAAAAATTGATTTGGACTATCTTGGACTCATAGTAGCCAATATCGCTAATCTAAGTATTGCATTCCTTTCATGGTTCTTTCTTGGGAACCTTACGATAACAGGTTACACGATTTAGGAGTGTCCAAGTCAACTTCCATTTTTCAATACATCTCTAACTTTACTGAAATGACACCGATATAAAATCAATGCTGATACAGATTCTATCCAAATATTTAAACGCTAATTTTTCTCTGCTCTTTTTAGAAATGATCGAATGAGACAACTGCAGCTCGAGTTGAATCCATCCGATAGAGAAGTATTCTTTATGGACACGACAGTAATTTCCTGGGACAATTTCATAGGTATATATTTACTAGGCGTTAGGGAATACTTTCTAAAAGACGATCCTTCGACTTTACCTCGCGcacgaaaaattattaattacctATACTACGCCGATATGATCGTGAAAACCCTTTTCTCCATTTTCGTTGTGTGGATCGTGTATTCTTATTTATGCCCTTATAAACAACTGATTGCGACAACTTTCGATGTTCATGAAATTTAGATATACTTTAAAGTAATATTATGACTTTATCTCGTGGTGATAATATTTCTATATGTTTACCTTGCATTTAAATTTCAATCGTGCGTTTGTTCCTTTTACCGATCAAGTCTAACTTTCATTGTCTCTCTTGATGAAGACATGTCAGAAAGAGGAAGATTCGCAATTATTCCCTCAAACAAGAGAAGAATTATGTCTAACGTCGCGATACACAGAACCATTTTAACGTTGAAATACTGAAGTAGGAACTATTATaagtaacaaataatattttgtcAATAATGCATGTTGGTTTCATGTGTTTGTATTTACTGTTCTTACAGAGTTTCACATTTGCTATAATTGTGTCTCTATGATATTTACACGTTGAAAAGTTTTTAACGGTATCTTTGTTTCACAAGATTAATTTTATAAACGATATTTGCAATATAGCTGTTTCTTCAATCGTAAACCACTGTTGTTGCAACAATTATGAATACATTTACTTTTCATACGCGACGTATACTATGTGATGATTATTACAGAAatgcaattaaaaatttatagaaTATACTTAATTATTCTTGTATGCTTTTAACATATAAGATGCAGTATGGCCTTTAAAGAATGTGCTGATAAATAAATGCAGTATGATGAGGTGACTGTATTAATGATTTATTTTACATAATTAGGCATAATGCGAAACAAATCAAAACGAAACGCATACAATCGTTTCTTGTATTAGtcatttaatataattaaactaaGTTATTAAACAAAATCTTgtgaatataattaaatttgtaaattCGTGAAACTTACAGTCCAGATATAATTAGAAAGAATTATCAAGGATTATTcttaaatatatttgtaaaaatatataTGTTTCTCTCGTTCCTTAACCA of Colletes latitarsis isolate SP2378_abdomen chromosome 3, iyColLati1, whole genome shotgun sequence contains these proteins:
- the LOC143340367 gene encoding putative fatty acyl-CoA reductase CG5065 — its product is MDSKSTSISEWYRGRNIFITGGTGFMGKVLIYKLMLSCPNLGNVFMLVRKKKGVDPQTRLQHLLQENPLKTINEKYPERLKKLILISGDTIEDNLALSTADKERLLREVSVVFHMAANVKFDLTLKEAVTINVLGTQNVVDLAKEMPHLVSFIHVSTSYSQCTEPVLEERYYECSESPEVVINTVKNLSDDVLHAMTPKILHGQPNTYAYSKALSEEVVQKSNLPVGVVRPSIVVGSLKEPAVGWVDNINGPTGLMIGAGKGVIRIMLCEYDCLLNIIPCDMAINAFIAFARKIGVEKPEKPMYMNVTSGSENPLSWGCAVDMGTKWTRKNPFSGVLWYPNGSLTSLKLYYWVCVILFHLLPAYIIDTVITLTGNKPFLVRVQYKVNNAIKLINYYTTKEWQFRNDRMRQLQLELNPSDREVFFMDTTVISWDNFIGIYLLGVREYFLKDDPSTLPRARKIINYLYYADMIVKTLFSIFVVWIVYSYLCPYKQLIATTFDVHEI